A stretch of Lactuca sativa cultivar Salinas chromosome 6, Lsat_Salinas_v11, whole genome shotgun sequence DNA encodes these proteins:
- the LOC111896643 gene encoding glycine-rich protein DOT1-like, with protein MEMVMLAVMSSGRGGGWCSGGCGNGGSNSGGDEGGGEGVGGGGGGGYGVGDGMVVVVEVEVITVAVVDDSGGDGANEWKVVVFEVAEVVMVGDSGGGGGWRVVVLVATEGFHM; from the exons ATGGAGATGGTGATGTTGGCGGTCATGAGTAGTGGCAGAGGTGGTGGGTGGTGTAGTGGTGGATGTGGCAATGGTGGTAGTAACAGTGGTGGTGATGAAGGTGGTGGTGAaggtgttggtggtggtggtggcggaggttATGGTGTCGGTGATGGCATGGTCGTAGTGGTGGAGGTGGAAG TGATAACGGTGGCAGTGGTCGATGATAGTGGAGGTGACGGTGCTAATGAGTGGAAGGTGGTGGTCTTTGAGGTGGCGGAGGTGGTGATGGTGGGTGAcagtgggggtgggggtgggtggcgggtggtggtgttGGTGGCAACAGAGGGGTTTCATATGTAG
- the LOC128126795 gene encoding uncharacterized protein LOC128126795: LPIELNGFDIVLGMDWLSANDAKILCKKKIVKVNPPGKDSFMVYGDKRRVNSGIISLMKARKCLTKGCTSYLAFVIDAKKEKKVMQSIPVVCDFPEVFPEDLPGLPPDRQVEFRIDLLPGTTPIAKAPYRLAPTEMKELMMQLQELLDKGFIRPSSSPWGAPVLLVKKKDGSMRMCIDYRELNKATIKNRYPLPRIDDLFDQLQGSSYFSKIDLRSGYHQLKVREQDIEKTAFRTRYGHYEFLVMSFGLTNAPAAFMDLMNRVCNPFLDKSVIVFIDDILIYSKSQEEHGRHLREVLEVLKKEKLYAKFSKCDFWIREVQFLGHVVNQEGIMVDPAKIEAVTKWEQPKSPTEIRSFLGLAGYYRRFIQGFSSIATPLTALTHKGATYAWSEKHKEAFEKLKKKLCEAPILSLPDGVEDFAVYSDASGVGLGCVLTQREKVIAYASRQLKEHEKNYPTHDLELAAVVFALKIWRHYLYGTKCKLFTDHKSLQYLFNQKELNMRQRRWLELLKDYDCEILYHPGKANVVADALSWVPKSGGIRDLLMEEAHKTMYSIHPGSTKMYRDLKPYYWWPTMKLDVAKYVAECVTCARVKTQHQKPYGSLEPLPVPMGKWEDIAMDFVTKLPRTKNGHDMIWVVVDRFTKSAHFIAAREKWSMEKLANSYVKEIVRLHGVPLTIVSDRDSRFTSRFWKSLQEEMGTKLCLSTAYHPQTDGQSERTIQTLEDMLRACTLEFLGNWDEHLPLVEFSYNNSFHSSIKMAPYQALYGQKCRTPSCWLEAGEKQFMGPEMVHQTAEKLKIIRERMLAAQDRQKSYADKKRRPMTFEIGDSVLLKVSPWKGLIRFGKRGKLSPRFIGPFKVLQRIGNRAYKLELPEELNGIHNTFHVCYLRKFTGEVPDIIPISELRIDENKRLIEEPEAIVDRKTKKLRRKMVGLVLVRW, translated from the exons ttgcctatcgaactaaatggtttcgacatcgtgttgggaatggattggcttagcgccaatgatgccaaaattttgtgcaagaagaagatagttaaagtaaacccgcctggaaaagattcatttatggtgtatggggacaaacggcgagtgaattctgggatcatttctctaatgaaagccagaaagtgtttgaccaagggatgtacatcatatttagcatttgtgattgatgctaagaaggaaaagaaggtgatgcagagcattccagtggtgtgtgattttccggaagtgttccccgaggatcttcctggattaccacctgatagacaagtggagttcagaatagacttgttaccaggaaccacgccaattgcaaaagcaccttatcgattagcaccgacggagatgaaggagctgatgatgcaacttcaggagttgttggacaaaggtttcattagacctagttcatcgccctggggagctccggtgttacttgtaaagaagaaagatggaagtatgagaatgtgcatcgattacagagagctgaacaaggcaacaataaagaatagatatccgttgccgaggattgatgacctgtttgatcaattgcaaggttcgagctatttctcgaagatcgatcttaggtcaggatatcatcagctgaaagtaagagagcaagatatcgagaagactgcattcagaactagatatggacactacgagttcttggttatgtcgtttggactaaccaatgctccggcagcgttcatggatttgatgaatagggtttgtaatcctttccttgataaatccgtgatagtgttcatagacgacattctgatctactcgaaaagccaggaggagcatggcaggcacttgcgagaagtgttagaagttttgaagaaggagaagctttatgcaaagttctccaaatgtgatttttggattcgtgaggtccaattcttgggtcacgtggtcaaccaagaagggataatggttgatccagcgaagatcgaagctgtgacgaagtgggaacaaccgaaaagtcccacagagattcgaagctttttaggattagccggatattaccgaaggtttatccaaggtttttcttcgattgctactccattaacagctttgacccacaaaggagctacttatgcttggagtgagaagcataaagaagcattcgagaagttaaagaagaagctatgcgaggcaccgatactttctctacccgatggagttgaagacttcgctgtttatagtgatgcgtctggtgttggattgggttgtgttttgacccaaagagaaaaggtgatagcatatgcgtctcgacagttgaaagagcatgaaaagaattacccgactcatgatttggagttggcagcagtagttttcgctctgaaaatatggaggcattacctctatggcacgaagtgcaaacttttcactgatcataagagtctccaatacctctttaatcagaaagaattgaatatgaggcaacgacgctggctagaattacttaaagactacgactgcgagatactttaccaccccggtaaagctaatgttgttgctgatgctctcagt tgggtacctaagtcaggaggaattagggatcttctgatggaagaagctcacaagaccatgtactcgattcatccgggtagcactaaaatgtatagggacctgaaaccctactactggtggccgacgatgaagcttgatgttgcaaagtatgtggccgagtgtgtgacttgtgcgagagtcaagacacaacatcagaaaccgtacggaagtttagaacctttgcctgtgcctatgggtaagtgggaagacattgctatggattttgtcactaaactgcccagaacaaagaatggtcacgacatgatttgggtggtcgttgatcgattcactaagagtgcgcatttcatagcggccagggagaaatggtctatggagaagcttgcaaattcttacgtgaaggaaattgtgaggcttcacggtgttccgttaacgattgtatcggatcgtgatagccgtttcacctcaaggttttggaaaagtctacaagaggaaatgggtaccaagttatgtttaagcacagcttaccatccgcagactgatggtcagagtgaaagaacaatacaaacacttgaagatatgctgagagcatgtaccttggaattcctaggtaattgggatgaacatttaccgttggtagaattttcctataataatagttttcactcgagcattaagatggcaccttatcaagctttgtatggacagaagtgtcgtacgccgtcttgttggcttgaggctggggaaaagcagtttatgggaccggagatggttcatcaaactgctgaaaagttgaaaataattagggaaagaatgttagcagctcaggatcgtcaaaagagctatgctgacaagaagcgaagaccgatgacttttgagattggagattcggttttgcttaaagtctcgccgtggaagggacttataagatttggtaaaaggggaaagttgagtccaaggtttattggaccgtttaaagtccttcagaggattgggaatcgagcttacaagctcgaattacctgaagaactgaatggaattcacaacacctttcatgtgtgctatttgaggaagttcactggagaagttcccgatataattccaatttctgaattgagaattgatgagaacaaaaggttgattgaagaaccagaggcaattgttgaccgaaagactaagaagttgcgacgcaaaatggttggattagtgcttgtccgatgg